In Oreochromis niloticus isolate F11D_XX linkage group LG18, O_niloticus_UMD_NMBU, whole genome shotgun sequence, one genomic interval encodes:
- the ranbp3b gene encoding ran-binding protein 3b isoform X2 produces MADLANEDKPAIAPPVFVFHKDKPQKRSAEGSSAEDGEDSDKDEGSYTPPVKRERTSSFPPPHSVPKNNVFMPSSFCQSPTGNSDSEPEEKPVGFRLKPPTLIHGQAPSSGVPSQKPKEQQRSVLRPAVLQAPPSKSHLESNSSCGTNGVKKSSDGAPVTQSLFLNNTEHSATLTKTPKHENEEDGSSGNKDGERKEKKESNVAISFVFGQNIKDRAKLDENNKEDNSKDGVPLDSQSEGTNYFLQYISTTSSKNATNSADSGAKFVFGQNMSERVLSPPKGDSSNEENKDVSAAPASEPSSQEATPEKVNNVSESLEESAAAYTKATAKKCILEKVDVKTGEESESNVLQMQCKLYVFEKTAQSWIERGRGLLRLNDMASTDDGTLQSRLVMRTQGSLRLILNTKLWPQMQVDKASEKSVRITAMDTEDQGVKVFLISGSSKDIGQLAAALHHRILALKSRVEQEPEAPATTIPDAEVPQSNEDDSDEEDNASASASASTPATSNSEGGESQAAGST; encoded by the exons ATGGCGGACTTGGCAAACGAAG ACAAGCCTGCCATAGCGCcccctgtgtttgttttccataAAGATAAACCACAGAAG AGATCTGCTGAGGGCTCAAGTGCAGAGGATGGAGAAG ATTCAGATAAAGATGAGGGAAGCTATACTCCCCCTGTGAAAAGGGAAAGGACCTCATCATTCCCACCCCCACATTCTG TTCCTAAGAACAATGTATTCATGCCCTCAAGTTTCTGCCAGTCTCCGACTGGGAACTCTGACTCCGAGCCAG AGGAGAAGCCTGTGGGGTTCCGTTTAAAACCACCGACTCTCATACATGGACAGGCACCAAGTTCAG GTGTCCCTAGTCAGAAACCCAAGGAGCAGCAACGCAGTGTCCTCCGCCCTGCAGTTCTCCAGGCACCGCCCTCTAAATCACATTTAGAGTCCA aTTCCAGTTGTGGAACCAATGGTGTGAAAAAGTCATCAGATGGTGCACCTGTGACCCAGTCCCTCTTCCTGAACAACACAGAGCACTCAGCCACGCTGACTAAGACACCG aaacatgaaaatgaggaagaTGGCTCAAGTGGTAACAAGgatggagaaagaaaagagaagaaagagtCAAATGTAGCAATATCATTTGTGTTTGGTCAGAATATCAAAGACAGAGCAAAG ttGGATGAAAACAATAAAGAAGACAACTCAAAGGACGGCGTGCCGCTGGACTCTCAATCAGAGGGCACAAATTATTTCTTGCAGTACATCTCTACCACAAG TTCAAAAAATGCCACAAACAGTGCAGACAGTGGAGCAAAATTTGTTTTCGGGCAGAATATGTCTGAAAGAGTTCTG AGTCCACCAAAGGGTGACTCTTCAAATGAGGAAAATAAAGACGTGTCAGCTGCCCCTGCTTCAGAGCCCTCATCGCAGGAAGCCACCCCAGAGAAAG TGAACAACGTGTCAGAGTCTTTGGAGGAGTCTGCAGCAGCATACACCAAAGCCACAGCCAAGAAGTGCATCTTAGAGAAAGTCGATGTGAAAACTGGAGAGGAATCAGAAAGCAATGTTTTACAG ATGCAGTGCAAGTTGTATGTTTTTGAGAAGACTGCTCAGTCGTGGATAGAGAGAGGTCGGGGTTTGCTGAGGCTCAATGACATGGCATCGACAGACGACGGCACGCTACAGTCCCGTCTAG TAATGAGGACCCAGGGCAGCCTCCGGTTGATCCTCAACACTAAACTTTGGCCCCAGATGCAAGTGGACAAGGCCAGCGAGAAGAGTGTACGAATCACTGCCATGGACACGGAGGACCAGGGTGTTAAGGTCTTCCTAATATCG GGTAGCTCTAAAGACATAGGTCAGCTGGCTGCAGCGTTACATCACCGTATCCTGGCCCTGAAGAGCAGGGTGGAACAGGAGCCCGAGGCCCCGGCAACAACCATCCCAGATGCCGAGGTACCGCAGTCCAACGAGGATGACAGCGACGAGGAGGACAATGCCTCTGCCTCCGCTTCAGCCTCTACTCCTGCTACAA GTAATTCCGAGGGAGGAGAGAGCCAGGCAGCTGGAAGCACATAG
- the ranbp3b gene encoding ran-binding protein 3b isoform X1 — protein MADLANEDKPAIAPPVFVFHKDKPQKRSAEGSSAEDGEDSDKDEGSYTPPVKRERTSSFPPPHSVPKNNVFMPSSFCQSPTGNSDSEPEEKPVGFRLKPPTLIHGQAPSSGVPSQKPKEQQRSVLRPAVLQAPPSKSHLESNSSCGTNGVKKSSDGAPVTQSLFLNNTEHSATLTKTPKHENEEDGSSGNKDGERKEKKESNVAISFVFGQNIKDRAKLDENNKEDNSKDGVPLDSQSEGTNYFLQYISTTSSKNATNSADSGAKFVFGQNMSERVLSPPKGDSSNEENKDVSAAPASEPSSQEATPEKAVNNVSESLEESAAAYTKATAKKCILEKVDVKTGEESESNVLQMQCKLYVFEKTAQSWIERGRGLLRLNDMASTDDGTLQSRLVMRTQGSLRLILNTKLWPQMQVDKASEKSVRITAMDTEDQGVKVFLISGSSKDIGQLAAALHHRILALKSRVEQEPEAPATTIPDAEVPQSNEDDSDEEDNASASASASTPATSNSEGGESQAAGST, from the exons ATGGCGGACTTGGCAAACGAAG ACAAGCCTGCCATAGCGCcccctgtgtttgttttccataAAGATAAACCACAGAAG AGATCTGCTGAGGGCTCAAGTGCAGAGGATGGAGAAG ATTCAGATAAAGATGAGGGAAGCTATACTCCCCCTGTGAAAAGGGAAAGGACCTCATCATTCCCACCCCCACATTCTG TTCCTAAGAACAATGTATTCATGCCCTCAAGTTTCTGCCAGTCTCCGACTGGGAACTCTGACTCCGAGCCAG AGGAGAAGCCTGTGGGGTTCCGTTTAAAACCACCGACTCTCATACATGGACAGGCACCAAGTTCAG GTGTCCCTAGTCAGAAACCCAAGGAGCAGCAACGCAGTGTCCTCCGCCCTGCAGTTCTCCAGGCACCGCCCTCTAAATCACATTTAGAGTCCA aTTCCAGTTGTGGAACCAATGGTGTGAAAAAGTCATCAGATGGTGCACCTGTGACCCAGTCCCTCTTCCTGAACAACACAGAGCACTCAGCCACGCTGACTAAGACACCG aaacatgaaaatgaggaagaTGGCTCAAGTGGTAACAAGgatggagaaagaaaagagaagaaagagtCAAATGTAGCAATATCATTTGTGTTTGGTCAGAATATCAAAGACAGAGCAAAG ttGGATGAAAACAATAAAGAAGACAACTCAAAGGACGGCGTGCCGCTGGACTCTCAATCAGAGGGCACAAATTATTTCTTGCAGTACATCTCTACCACAAG TTCAAAAAATGCCACAAACAGTGCAGACAGTGGAGCAAAATTTGTTTTCGGGCAGAATATGTCTGAAAGAGTTCTG AGTCCACCAAAGGGTGACTCTTCAAATGAGGAAAATAAAGACGTGTCAGCTGCCCCTGCTTCAGAGCCCTCATCGCAGGAAGCCACCCCAGAGAAAG cAGTGAACAACGTGTCAGAGTCTTTGGAGGAGTCTGCAGCAGCATACACCAAAGCCACAGCCAAGAAGTGCATCTTAGAGAAAGTCGATGTGAAAACTGGAGAGGAATCAGAAAGCAATGTTTTACAG ATGCAGTGCAAGTTGTATGTTTTTGAGAAGACTGCTCAGTCGTGGATAGAGAGAGGTCGGGGTTTGCTGAGGCTCAATGACATGGCATCGACAGACGACGGCACGCTACAGTCCCGTCTAG TAATGAGGACCCAGGGCAGCCTCCGGTTGATCCTCAACACTAAACTTTGGCCCCAGATGCAAGTGGACAAGGCCAGCGAGAAGAGTGTACGAATCACTGCCATGGACACGGAGGACCAGGGTGTTAAGGTCTTCCTAATATCG GGTAGCTCTAAAGACATAGGTCAGCTGGCTGCAGCGTTACATCACCGTATCCTGGCCCTGAAGAGCAGGGTGGAACAGGAGCCCGAGGCCCCGGCAACAACCATCCCAGATGCCGAGGTACCGCAGTCCAACGAGGATGACAGCGACGAGGAGGACAATGCCTCTGCCTCCGCTTCAGCCTCTACTCCTGCTACAA GTAATTCCGAGGGAGGAGAGAGCCAGGCAGCTGGAAGCACATAG
- the ranbp3b gene encoding ran-binding protein 3b isoform X3 codes for MADLANEDKPQKRSAEGSSAEDGEDSDKDEGSYTPPVKRERTSSFPPPHSVPKNNVFMPSSFCQSPTGNSDSEPEEKPVGFRLKPPTLIHGQAPSSGVPSQKPKEQQRSVLRPAVLQAPPSKSHLESNSSCGTNGVKKSSDGAPVTQSLFLNNTEHSATLTKTPKHENEEDGSSGNKDGERKEKKESNVAISFVFGQNIKDRAKLDENNKEDNSKDGVPLDSQSEGTNYFLQYISTTSSKNATNSADSGAKFVFGQNMSERVLSPPKGDSSNEENKDVSAAPASEPSSQEATPEKAVNNVSESLEESAAAYTKATAKKCILEKVDVKTGEESESNVLQMQCKLYVFEKTAQSWIERGRGLLRLNDMASTDDGTLQSRLVMRTQGSLRLILNTKLWPQMQVDKASEKSVRITAMDTEDQGVKVFLISGSSKDIGQLAAALHHRILALKSRVEQEPEAPATTIPDAEVPQSNEDDSDEEDNASASASASTPATSNSEGGESQAAGST; via the exons ATGGCGGACTTGGCAAACGAAG ATAAACCACAGAAG AGATCTGCTGAGGGCTCAAGTGCAGAGGATGGAGAAG ATTCAGATAAAGATGAGGGAAGCTATACTCCCCCTGTGAAAAGGGAAAGGACCTCATCATTCCCACCCCCACATTCTG TTCCTAAGAACAATGTATTCATGCCCTCAAGTTTCTGCCAGTCTCCGACTGGGAACTCTGACTCCGAGCCAG AGGAGAAGCCTGTGGGGTTCCGTTTAAAACCACCGACTCTCATACATGGACAGGCACCAAGTTCAG GTGTCCCTAGTCAGAAACCCAAGGAGCAGCAACGCAGTGTCCTCCGCCCTGCAGTTCTCCAGGCACCGCCCTCTAAATCACATTTAGAGTCCA aTTCCAGTTGTGGAACCAATGGTGTGAAAAAGTCATCAGATGGTGCACCTGTGACCCAGTCCCTCTTCCTGAACAACACAGAGCACTCAGCCACGCTGACTAAGACACCG aaacatgaaaatgaggaagaTGGCTCAAGTGGTAACAAGgatggagaaagaaaagagaagaaagagtCAAATGTAGCAATATCATTTGTGTTTGGTCAGAATATCAAAGACAGAGCAAAG ttGGATGAAAACAATAAAGAAGACAACTCAAAGGACGGCGTGCCGCTGGACTCTCAATCAGAGGGCACAAATTATTTCTTGCAGTACATCTCTACCACAAG TTCAAAAAATGCCACAAACAGTGCAGACAGTGGAGCAAAATTTGTTTTCGGGCAGAATATGTCTGAAAGAGTTCTG AGTCCACCAAAGGGTGACTCTTCAAATGAGGAAAATAAAGACGTGTCAGCTGCCCCTGCTTCAGAGCCCTCATCGCAGGAAGCCACCCCAGAGAAAG cAGTGAACAACGTGTCAGAGTCTTTGGAGGAGTCTGCAGCAGCATACACCAAAGCCACAGCCAAGAAGTGCATCTTAGAGAAAGTCGATGTGAAAACTGGAGAGGAATCAGAAAGCAATGTTTTACAG ATGCAGTGCAAGTTGTATGTTTTTGAGAAGACTGCTCAGTCGTGGATAGAGAGAGGTCGGGGTTTGCTGAGGCTCAATGACATGGCATCGACAGACGACGGCACGCTACAGTCCCGTCTAG TAATGAGGACCCAGGGCAGCCTCCGGTTGATCCTCAACACTAAACTTTGGCCCCAGATGCAAGTGGACAAGGCCAGCGAGAAGAGTGTACGAATCACTGCCATGGACACGGAGGACCAGGGTGTTAAGGTCTTCCTAATATCG GGTAGCTCTAAAGACATAGGTCAGCTGGCTGCAGCGTTACATCACCGTATCCTGGCCCTGAAGAGCAGGGTGGAACAGGAGCCCGAGGCCCCGGCAACAACCATCCCAGATGCCGAGGTACCGCAGTCCAACGAGGATGACAGCGACGAGGAGGACAATGCCTCTGCCTCCGCTTCAGCCTCTACTCCTGCTACAA GTAATTCCGAGGGAGGAGAGAGCCAGGCAGCTGGAAGCACATAG
- the LOC100693532 gene encoding neurturin isoform X2, whose amino-acid sequence MVSFNAPPRSKMKLWKGATFAFMLCAAALSTILIRNMATIRQFKLNTKYPSSPSSRPSSLLKSASKTSPPSSSSPSSESRPVPQQMGDLHRRKRSTDDMKSFLSEFTMMLQSFTEGELQHVVGTLLERKRRKSRRLAETQGRRTKRARKRKLCSVRELEVKVNELGLKYKSEETVLLRYCSGKCDKHRENYDMVMKHMMTVGFREKGRKDKVSIQPCCRPTAFEHFTVLDTTVNPSRYLNIHNVSAKNCGCV is encoded by the exons ATGGTG AGTTTCAATGCTCCTCCACGTTCTAAGATGAAGTTATGGAAAGGTGCTACTTTTGCCTTCATGCTCTGTGCTGCAGCCCTGTCCACCATCCTCATTAGAAACATGGCCACCATCAGACAGTTCAAGCTTAACACAAAATATCCATCTTCACCCTCGTCGAGACCGTCTTCATTATTAAAATCAGCATCCAAGACCTCGccgccatcatcatcatcgcccTCTTCAGAATCAAGGCCAGTGCCCCAACAGATGGGTGATCTGCATCGGAGGAAACGCTCAACAGACGACATGAAATCTTTCCTCTCAGAGT ttACCATGATGCTGCAGAGCTTCACCGAGGGCGAGCTTCAGCACGTGGTCGGAACCTTGCTAGAAAGGAAGCGAAGGAAGAGCCGGCGGCTTGCTGAGACCCAGGGCCGCAGGACTAAAAGGGCCCGAAAGCGCAAGCTGTGCTCCGTCAGGGAGCTCGAAGTGAAAGTGAATGAACTGGGTCTCAAATATAAGAGCGAAGAGACGGTGCTGCTGCGCTACTGCAGTGGCAAATGCGATAAACACCGGGAAAACTATGACATGGTCATGAAGCACATGATGACAGTGGGCTTCAGAGAGAAGGGCCGCAAGGACAAAGTTAGCATTCAGCCCTGCTGCCGACCGACTGCATTTGAGCACTTTACCGTCCTGGACACAACAGTAAACCCCAGCCGCTATCTGAACATACACAACGTATCTGCAAAGAACTGCGGATGTGTATGA
- the LOC100693532 gene encoding neurturin isoform X3 yields the protein MKLWKGATFAFMLCAAALSTILIRNMATIRQFKLNTKYPSSPSSRPSSLLKSASKTSPPSSSSPSSESRPVPQQMGDLHRRKRSTDDMKSFLSEFTMMLQSFTEGELQHVVGTLLERKRRKSRRLAETQGRRTKRARKRKLCSVRELEVKVNELGLKYKSEETVLLRYCSGKCDKHRENYDMVMKHMMTVGFREKGRKDKVSIQPCCRPTAFEHFTVLDTTVNPSRYLNIHNVSAKNCGCV from the exons ATGAAGTTATGGAAAGGTGCTACTTTTGCCTTCATGCTCTGTGCTGCAGCCCTGTCCACCATCCTCATTAGAAACATGGCCACCATCAGACAGTTCAAGCTTAACACAAAATATCCATCTTCACCCTCGTCGAGACCGTCTTCATTATTAAAATCAGCATCCAAGACCTCGccgccatcatcatcatcgcccTCTTCAGAATCAAGGCCAGTGCCCCAACAGATGGGTGATCTGCATCGGAGGAAACGCTCAACAGACGACATGAAATCTTTCCTCTCAGAGT ttACCATGATGCTGCAGAGCTTCACCGAGGGCGAGCTTCAGCACGTGGTCGGAACCTTGCTAGAAAGGAAGCGAAGGAAGAGCCGGCGGCTTGCTGAGACCCAGGGCCGCAGGACTAAAAGGGCCCGAAAGCGCAAGCTGTGCTCCGTCAGGGAGCTCGAAGTGAAAGTGAATGAACTGGGTCTCAAATATAAGAGCGAAGAGACGGTGCTGCTGCGCTACTGCAGTGGCAAATGCGATAAACACCGGGAAAACTATGACATGGTCATGAAGCACATGATGACAGTGGGCTTCAGAGAGAAGGGCCGCAAGGACAAAGTTAGCATTCAGCCCTGCTGCCGACCGACTGCATTTGAGCACTTTACCGTCCTGGACACAACAGTAAACCCCAGCCGCTATCTGAACATACACAACGTATCTGCAAAGAACTGCGGATGTGTATGA